aatatatgttgTTAAATTGTGCTGGAAGTTGTGCAGTAGTGTTGAGTTGTGTGGGAGTGTCGAGTTGAGAGGAACGTGTAACAAATTCCAGTTGTTTTTGGGTAGTTCTTTTTGGGGTTGAGAAGAAATTTGTATGTCAAAGTCAGTACTAGTGTCGTCGTAGTCATAATGCAAGTCCACAGGATTTTCAGGATTGTATGCAGGTGAAGGTAGCTCGGGAGACTGTTGTTATTCTTCTTCTTGTTGACCTGGTGATGGTGGTGGCTGAAGTTATGGTTGTTCTGGCAGTTTTGTCGAAGGTGGCTTTTGTTGTTCCAACTGTGATGCTTGTGTTGATAGGGGTTGTGTTTGAGATGGCTCTTGGTGATGTGATGGTTGTGTTTGAGATGGCTCTTCGTGGTGTGATGGTTGTGGTTGTTGTGCAGTCTTTTTTGTTGGTGTTAATGTTAAGCAAGGCAAAATTAGGGAGTCGATTCCCTGTGACGTTGTTAACTCAATATTTTGTGGTTGTCTGCTTAAATCTATTGCGAGGTTGCTCTTTATGTGGCtcacagataaaataaaatcctATAACAAAAGAAACATCTATAGAAAATTTGTATAAGGTGACGTTGTTTTGACTATACAATAGCATCTATGGATTAGACAAGACAAGATAATCGAGACAAATTCGATGATTACCTGAAGAATCTTTTTGATGTCTTTTTGCTCAATCATGACAACCTTCACGGCTTCCAGTGTTTGTTTGCATGTAGTGCATGTTTTGTCTTTCAGTATTGGTACTCCGTTGCCAGAAAAAAAGATGGAACATAACCAGTAATTTAATGATTTGTAAACAATTTGGTGAAAACAGGTgaaaaaactttgaggccagCTTTCAACACTCTCACTTATCATTACATTTTATGTTGACATCAGACGTGTCAGAAGTAAATTTTTGAGCAAGGGTACTACCGATGGTAGCAAAGAAGGAGTTGAAAGAGTTCGAAATACCTTTAGGGTCATTTATTTCCATGTCGTTCTTAGAGATGGAAGATGGAACATTCTTGTTCTCTTTATCAGGAACAAGTTCCTTAAGCGTTTTCCAGAGGCAATTAGGATCCGATGCGTCCTCATTTATTTTATTGCCATAATGATGACCTTTCAACTTTTccttcattttattgacttgATTTCTTTTGAATTTGAATTTGTCCCAGACAGTTTTTGAGgcttttttctttaagaaatccCTCTCTTTTATAGCATGAATAAGGTCATCATTTAGCCATTGAGGGCAATTTCCTTTCACACGGCTAGATTTAATAGGAGCATGTTGATCAATTATATTAGTAACAAATTCATTGAAGATATTACAAGCCGTGAAAAGAttgtctttatttaaaatttcattcCAGTTTACAGAatgcaagtcattttttttcattgttaaagttcttaaaagatcttgctttaataacttttgcAGGAATTTTAACCCTTTTCCATTTACGAATGGCATATATAAAAGAGTGGTCACTCATACCTATATCAATGACAGAGGAGTGACATATATGCTCACTGTTGGAAATGAAGAGATCAATTAAAGTAGATGAAAAAATAGTTGTGTGAGTATCCTTATCAATAAACTGCTTCAAGTTACAGGAGACAAGACAATCTTTTAAATTCAGGTCAAGTTATTAGGTTTATTAAAATTACAGTTTAAATCACCTAAGATGAAAACTTCTGGATTTTTCGGAAGGTTTATTAAACAGTCCTTGATATATTGAGACAGTCGTTCCGCCATGACAAGATCTTTTTCCTTTCCAGGTGGTCTATGgaacataaaaatattgaagtaCTTTTTTAGTTTGACCTCAATCCATATACTCTCATTATTATCTTTACTCAAATGGCTAAGCTTTTTAGTGGGTAATGTATAAATACCATAAATTAAGACTCCACCACCATGTTTGTTCCTGtcacaacaaaaaattttgtaataagGGATGCTAATATCTGCATTGGTGACATGGCTGTCAATTTTAGTCTCATTTAGAGCTAGAATGTCAAGTTTATGTTCATGTAGGAAGACTTTATATAGTCAAGCTTGCTTCTTAACCCATTCACATTCAAATGACCCATTTGGAAACCCTTTTTATTAGTTGAACCAAggtcaaaatcaaagtttggttTAAAGGAAGATATATCTGGTTCTATGTCATCGTTTTGTAATGAGTTGTCAAAATAGCCATCCTCAAAAGGAAGTTCATTGCGGAGGCATATGGAACACACAAAGTTTAAAGTGTCATCAGTCAACATGGAATTGTACAATTTAACAAATATATTGTCACACTTTatatttaaccattttttaCATTCGTCATATTTAACTGCTCTGTGGTTTTTTGCTACCGTTCTCAAACAGGCAGGGCATGTGTTGGCATTACGTTGTGATTAAGGTCCCAGGTTAGGATTTATGTCCCCTGCTAGCAATAGCAACCAGTacatttcttactgtgagatATCTTAAATTTATGTAGCACAAAAATCTTAAGATTTTCATTAgatgttatttttgttaaattatcatCTAACAGCAAAGAGTAAGGTGGTAACAGAATGTTTTCTGAGACTGCTTTGCTGGGAATGCAGCCTTCATTTCTGAACAGATGATATTgtgtgagaaataatattatagATATGGAAGATGGAGATATGCTGAGAGTTTTGGTTCTAAATCTTTTgtatttcttaattttactgAATAAATGCTAAGAATGATAACTTTTGTATGGGACATTTTTCTTGATGATATTTATGAACATATTTGAGAGAAGGACTGAAAATATCAAGGATTGCATTGTATACATATATAGATTAAAAATGTGTTGTGCTATTTAGGGTAGTCTGtccagattttttaatttacaaagagAAAGCCTTGAGCCAAATGTACAGTGTGGAAGCTTACCTcctgtaaaacattttttatttatatcaaaTTAATGTGTTGATTAAGTGAATAACAATTATTTTGCTTATAACTTGCAACTTTGCTATAACTTACCCTAGTTGTAGAAATAAACAGTGCTACCATCTACGattctttcaaaagaaaaagtCCACacttttgaacttttaaatCAACATGATTTGATATTTCCTTtgcataaaatgattttaatgctGTACTTTCATTTTCATTGCCCCATTTTATTGCCTGACTTACTAATGCTGGTTctccaaaaattgtttttgcaacAAGTGGTGTTGTTTTTGGTTTTCTTGCTCCTGTTTCTCTTACCACACTTACTGTTCTGCTTGCCCCCTTGTAGCTTTCTCAacagttttaataattttgtcaTTAAGTCTCAATTCGTTCAGCAATAACTGTGTCGCTTCCTGTTCtgtatatgtttttttgcaAGCACCCTTTCTTTTACGTTGTGCACAATTGTACCTCACTCAAAACTGTGGTACTAAGTGTTTCAATGGACTTAAACAGTATAGCGTCTCTATTAATCGCCTGCACTTTTCCAAAAAATTGCGATATATTATTAGTGTTAATTTCCCCTTGTGATTCAATTCTTGGATTGAAAGCTTCTAATTCTTTCTTTCTTCACTAGGAGTTTTGTCCATTTCATTTGATGTGGCTAGTTTTTTTCGaacaaataattcaaaaattctcTTTGGAACAATTTCTTTTTTGGTCCCTTGATTCCAAGCACAAGCTTGCTCAGAACATGTAGGGTTGCATAATCCTTTTGTGTTTGCATAATCAACCTTATAAAGGCAAGCAATAACATGGTTGCAGGTTTCATATGGTCCCGCCATGCATGAGCACTAAGCTGACACAATCTCGCTACCTTTGTCATCTTTTCGTTTTATTGCTATCCACAATTCTTTTGTATCACTCATACTTTGTGATGCTGTGACAGTACAATGCAgaaaataaaaccttttttttatctCGGGttcgtgtatatatatataggtccTACAAACCACTGCCAGATGGTATTGCAACATGCAAGTGTCATGGTACAGcattaaatgaaataaaatgtcCATATAcaataagaaataaaacaattacAGAAGGTGCTAAGGAATGTCAATTGTAGCAACAAAAGATGATACTACAAAGTTgtcaaaaacacataaatactatactcaaattatttttcaaatggCAATTGCAAACATAGGGAAATGTTACTTTATTGTGTGGACAAACAAAGACCTTTTTATGGAGATTGTAACATTTGATAAACATTTGATGAGAAACACTGGAAAAACGTGAAAACAAATCTGGAAATATTTTACAAGTTGTTTGTTTATCCAGCACTACTTGAATTCAAGCCCCTAACATATTGTGGCAGCTGCGACAATGTTCTGTTAGAAGAATGCGAAATTAATGAAAACGAAGAAAGAGAACTTAGTAGTATTCAGTGTGATTTTTGTGCTGCATGGTTTCACTACAAATGCGAAAACATAACAAGCGAAACAGACACTAACGAATGGCTTTGTTCAAAATGCTTGTTGTCATTAGTGGATGCATAGTACTATATATAACTTATGTAAATAATATCAATGTAAATAATACGTGTTATACTACTCTGCTAAAGGTCGTTTTAAATTAACAAATGCACTTATTATCCGTAAAATGTCATTCATAATTGGCAAATGCAAAAGAGGCTGTTGGTGTTTTAACATTCGaaattctttcatttttttgataGCTTGCTCAACGTATATACGTACATTAGCTATGTTATATGTATTGGTAACATTTTTAGCAACCATTTGATTTCCTTTTGCTGCACTAGGGGGTATGCTCAATGTGCACTGCTGCAAGGCTAAGTCGGTTTTGATCTTAAATCCACGGTCTGCCATTACTTAGTCAAAAGGTTCAggcaattttaaaaatcctgAGTCCTTACAATATGAATGTCCGAACTCCTTCCACCATATAATGGAGATATCCAGGACACTGCACCATTTAGAGTAATGCACACAAGAAACTTAACTGTACAATGGTGTTTGTAATCACTCCATAAACAAGCCTGTACTTCTAAGAAACTTTGAGTGTCCATAAATACCTCAGAACAATCAATGATAGCTCTTGTTTTCGGAAACAACTTTATAAAACATTCAGGTAATGTCGCTCTTATTTGACTTCTTGACGGCCATATTATAAGGGTAGATAATtctttggaaattagtttaatcCATGTAATAAAAATTTGTGATACTTTTCCACTTGAAATTTGAAACCTATGTGCCAAATTATCATTTAAAAGATTCATCCTTAGTTTCATTAGGGCCAGCAACATTTCTTGTTCAAGAGAAAGCTTTCTCTTTGGTCCAGACTTTGTAATAGTCAAAAGTACTGGATCAATGTTAAAGTCATGTGATGCCAACAATGACTGGGCAAGTTCGATAGCTGCCTTTGGCTTCAGCAAGTCAAAAATGGCTTTAAACATTTCAGAGCATCACACTCACGCGTAATATGTGCAAACTGAACAGGTATGGGCTCTGGTTCTTGAACCTCTGTGTTACAACCAATATCCTTTGTTAATGACCCAATGTCACTTAAACTTCCTTCTGGATTTAATGTtattgtaaaggaaaaaactcacttgatgagtagtctaaGAAAAAcctttataatttatcaatacttttatattttttttcatgtttttttgtttctgaatgcttgatgaaagacttttttgatggtgctattttcgtgagatggtaatttagcaagaagaaaatataatgaaataaacacacaccaattttttttcaccgtacgttttaaaatggcttcttttttgaacGCGTGGTCACAGACTTCTCGTTTTcgcaccattatattcagcataaattaaattcaaaaaggttcccggttttttttctaataacgtcgttatgaaattatttgtaattatatataatcattcaaaaaatgcataattttttctttctgtcgtcataattcgctaatcagtaatttatacaaaaaaatccgggaaccttttgtacataatttattcagcttttcattaccgaaaatttcaatgagaccacaaacgtaaaggcatgtatgcgaaaatttactaacaagatatttgtttttaaagattttcgtaggtgttataaaaatgtgtgaactgagtatgcagaaagatgatagaaatgcaaactttttctttatgctgaatatataATCAGAATAATCAGAATCATCAATAGGTTTACAAGAGACAGCTCATATGCAtattccttaactttgattttttttaattcgatagtgaaagtaaactatctaaaaaatattattatgcatgtTTTTATATGGGAGTATAAATATTATGCATAATgtgtacaaaaaatatgctcaactcattttgcacatattttctcgaaggtgtgaaggatataacacctttaaaaagtcttttttcaaaaaaagggatgttccaaatattttcatagactataaaatatgtcattggaaagaatttttttttctatatgtgatgatttttttgcaaaaaacctaaataaaaaattgtttcctttacagtaaccttaatgcACAATAAGAATGCTCTCTGAAGGGTGATCTgatttcaaacaattttttcttaatttcagtgCTTTTTTGACATTCTGAAGTACTACGTTTATGTGGCCTTCTGGATTTTGGTGTTGGTAATGTGTTTTCTAACGGTCAAAAACAATGTTGGAACTGGATTTTTTTTGTGGGTTTGccatcaaaaaatgaattgaacaaACATGGCAGTTTTTAGGAAGTCCTTTTTAGATCTAATGTCTTTCCTTCTTTTTAATATCTGGTGAACCCATGCAGCTCTAACATCCTTGTCTTTGGGCAAACTGTGCATGACTATGTTTCCGTAAACATTACTGTGTTTAATCATACGTTCTGGATATCTGTTGTCATTATCACACACGCCTATGACACAACGGGTGTGTTTACCCATCTTTAAAAGTTTGATCCAAACGAAAATATCTTGCTACACAAGTTTGTATCAATCCAATAATTATTTACAGTTAAATCGTTGTCCAAGAAGATAGCCCAATGCCCTTCCAATCAAAATTTTCCAAAGCAATAATCAAAATCTTTGTTTACACGTGTGTTCACCTTGATATCTCATTTAAATTTCACTAAAATGGTTGTTCACTATGTTAGTCTGTCAGgttcaaagttcaacttgcaccacttgcagaaaaattaaatatggctgCGCTAATTCTGAAATGGCGTATTGCAGAATGTTCTAGTCATGAGTGCATTTATGTGTGAATGAGTTTGAGCCATAATTAATGGTTTTGGAATATGGAATAGAAACATTTGTGAGGGTAGATCTGGTGCCATAGGAATGAAAACTGAAGATGGGTTGCGAAAAATACTTAAATACAATAGGAAGTTTGTTATTGAAAAGGTCATGTATAAGCAAGCAGTTTAGAGTGGTTAAATA
This DNA window, taken from Hydractinia symbiolongicarpus strain clone_291-10 chromosome 15, HSymV2.1, whole genome shotgun sequence, encodes the following:
- the LOC130628985 gene encoding uncharacterized protein LOC130628985; the encoded protein is MISESVESWPQSFFTCFHQIVYKSLNYWLCSIFFSGNGVPILKDKTCTTCKQTLEAVKVVMIEQKDIKKILQDFILSVSHIKSNLAIDLSRQPQNIELTTSQGIDSLILPCLTLTPTKKTAQQPQPSHHEEPSQTQPSHHQEPSQTQPLSTQASQLEQQKPPSTKLPEQP